From the Streptomyces sp. Tu 2975 genome, one window contains:
- the thrB gene encoding homoserine kinase yields MAGPAFRAAAVRVRVPATSANLGPGFDALGLSLGLYDDVVVRVADSGLHIDIAGEGASNLPRDENHLLVRALRTAFDLLGGQPRGLEVVCANRIPHGRGLGSSSAAICAGIVAARAVTIGGDAKLDDVALLELATEIEGHPDNVAACLLGGFTLAWTESGAARAIRMDPADSVVPVVFVPSKPVLTETARGLLPRTVPHVDAAANAGRAALLVEALTRRPELLLPATEDRLHQEYRAPAMPQSVDLVNRLRADGVPAVISGAGPTVLALAEDSAADKVARLAGEGWAANRLAFDAAGASVLPLAP; encoded by the coding sequence ATGGCCGGTCCAGCGTTCCGTGCCGCCGCCGTCCGGGTGCGCGTCCCTGCAACCAGCGCCAATCTCGGTCCGGGGTTCGATGCCCTCGGGCTGTCGCTCGGTCTGTACGACGACGTGGTCGTCCGGGTCGCGGACTCCGGTCTGCACATCGACATCGCCGGTGAGGGCGCGTCGAACCTGCCCCGGGACGAGAACCACCTGCTGGTACGGGCCCTGCGCACGGCCTTCGACCTGCTCGGCGGTCAGCCGCGCGGTCTCGAGGTCGTCTGCGCCAACCGCATCCCGCACGGCCGCGGTCTCGGCTCCTCCTCGGCCGCGATCTGCGCCGGCATCGTCGCCGCCCGCGCCGTGACGATAGGGGGCGACGCGAAGCTCGACGACGTGGCGCTGCTCGAGCTCGCGACCGAGATCGAGGGCCACCCGGACAATGTCGCCGCCTGTCTGCTCGGCGGTTTCACCCTTGCCTGGACCGAATCGGGAGCGGCGCGCGCGATCAGGATGGATCCCGCCGATTCCGTCGTTCCGGTGGTTTTCGTTCCGTCCAAGCCGGTGCTCACGGAGACGGCCCGCGGGCTTCTCCCGCGCACCGTTCCGCATGTCGACGCCGCCGCCAACGCCGGCCGGGCCGCTCTCCTCGTCGAGGCCCTGACCAGGCGTCCTGAGCTGCTGCTGCCCGCCACGGAGGACCGTCTCCACCAGGAGTACCGGGCACCGGCGATGCCGCAGAGCGTCGATCTGGTGAACCGACTGCGCGCCGACGGCGTCCCCGCAGTCATCTCCGGTGCGGGCCCCACGGTGCTCGCGCTGGCCGAGGACAGTGCGGCCGACAAGGTCGCACGGCTGGCGGGCGAGGGCTGGGCGGCCAACCGGCTCGCCTTCGACGCCGCGGGTGCGAGCGTTCTGCCGCTCGCGCCCTAG
- the thrC gene encoding threonine synthase: MTTNGTHQWRGIIEEYRDRLPVTDTTPVVTLREGGTPLVPAQVLSERTGCEVHLKVEGANPTGSFKDRGMTMAITRAKEEGAQAVICASTGNTSASAAAYAVRAGMVCAVLVPQGKIALGKMGQALVYGSKILQVDGNFDDCLNLARSLSENYPVALVNSVNPYRIEGQKTASFEIVDALGDAPDIHVLPVGNAGNITAYWKGYKEYAADAMAGRTPRMWGFQASGSAPIVRGEVVKDPSTIATAIRIGNPASWTQAIAARDESGGFIDEVTDREILRAYRLLASQEGVFVEPASAASVAGLLKAAEQGKVDPGQKIVCTVTGNGLKDPDWAVAGAPQPVTVPVDAAAAAERLGLA, from the coding sequence ATGACCACCAACGGCACCCACCAGTGGCGCGGCATCATCGAGGAGTACCGGGACCGCCTTCCGGTCACGGACACGACGCCGGTCGTCACGCTCCGCGAGGGTGGCACGCCGCTCGTTCCGGCGCAGGTCCTCTCCGAGCGCACGGGCTGCGAGGTGCACCTCAAGGTCGAGGGCGCCAACCCCACCGGGTCCTTCAAGGACCGCGGTATGACGATGGCCATCACCCGGGCCAAGGAGGAGGGCGCGCAGGCCGTCATCTGCGCCTCCACCGGCAACACCTCCGCCTCCGCCGCCGCGTACGCGGTGCGTGCCGGGATGGTCTGCGCCGTCCTCGTGCCGCAGGGCAAGATCGCCCTCGGCAAGATGGGCCAGGCCCTCGTGTACGGGTCGAAGATCCTTCAGGTCGACGGCAACTTCGACGACTGCCTGAACCTCGCCCGCAGCCTTTCGGAGAACTACCCGGTGGCGCTGGTCAATTCGGTCAATCCGTACCGGATCGAGGGTCAGAAGACCGCTTCCTTCGAGATCGTCGACGCGCTCGGCGACGCCCCCGACATCCATGTGCTGCCCGTCGGCAACGCCGGCAACATCACGGCGTACTGGAAGGGGTACAAGGAGTACGCCGCGGACGCCATGGCCGGACGCACCCCTCGTATGTGGGGTTTCCAGGCTTCCGGTTCCGCGCCGATCGTGCGGGGCGAGGTCGTGAAGGACCCGTCGACGATCGCCACCGCGATCCGCATCGGCAATCCCGCGTCCTGGACGCAGGCGATCGCCGCACGCGACGAGTCGGGCGGCTTCATCGACGAGGTGACGGACCGTGAGATTCTGCGCGCCTACCGCCTGTTGGCGTCGCAGGAGGGCGTCTTCGTCGAGCCGGCGTCGGCCGCGTCCGTCGCGGGTCTGCTGAAGGCCGCCGAGCAGGGCAAGGTCGACCCGGGCCAGAAGATCGTGTGCACGGTCACCGGCAACGGTCTGAAGGACCCCGACTGGGCGGTCGCCGGAGCGCCCCAGCCGGTCACCGTCCCGGTCGACGCGGCCGCGGCGGCGGAACGCCTCGGGCTCGCGTAA
- a CDS encoding homoserine dehydrogenase gives MRTRPLKVALLGCGVVGSEVARIMTTHADDLAARIGAPVELAGVAVRRPSKVREGIDPALITTDATALVKRGDIDVVIEVIGGIEPARALITTAFEHGASVVSANKALLAEDGATLYAAAEQHGRDLYFEAAVAGAIPLIRPLRESLAGDKVNRVLGIVNGTTNFILDKMDSSGAGYSEALDEATALGYAEADPTADVEGFDAAAKAAILAGIAFHTRVRLDDVYREGLTEVTAADMASARRMGCTVKLLAICERAADGQSVTARVHPAMIPLSHPLASVREAYNAVFVEAEAAGQLMFYGPGAGGSPTASAVLGDLVAVCRNKLAEATGPGESAYTQLPVSPMGDVVTRYHISLDVADKPGVLAQVATVFAEHGVSIDTVRQQGKDGEASLVVVTHRAPDAALSGTVEALRKLDTVRGVASIMRVEGE, from the coding sequence ATGCGTACGCGTCCGCTGAAGGTGGCGCTGCTGGGCTGTGGAGTGGTCGGCTCAGAGGTGGCGCGCATCATGACGACGCACGCCGACGACCTCGCCGCGCGCATCGGCGCCCCGGTGGAGCTCGCCGGGGTCGCCGTGCGCCGGCCGTCCAAGGTGCGCGAGGGCATCGACCCGGCGCTCATCACCACGGACGCGACGGCGCTCGTCAAACGCGGCGACATCGACGTCGTCATCGAGGTCATCGGCGGCATCGAGCCGGCCCGCGCCCTCATCACCACCGCGTTCGAGCACGGCGCCTCCGTGGTCTCCGCCAACAAGGCACTGCTCGCCGAGGACGGCGCCACGCTCTACGCCGCCGCCGAGCAGCACGGCCGCGACCTGTACTTCGAGGCCGCCGTCGCCGGTGCGATCCCGCTGATCAGGCCGCTGCGCGAGTCCCTCGCGGGCGACAAGGTCAACCGCGTCCTCGGCATCGTCAACGGGACGACCAACTTCATCCTCGACAAGATGGACAGCTCGGGGGCGGGGTACTCGGAGGCGCTGGACGAGGCGACCGCCCTCGGATACGCCGAGGCCGACCCGACCGCCGACGTCGAGGGCTTCGACGCGGCCGCCAAGGCCGCCATCCTCGCCGGGATCGCCTTCCACACCCGGGTACGGCTCGACGACGTCTATCGCGAGGGCCTTACCGAGGTCACGGCCGCCGACATGGCTTCCGCCCGCCGCATGGGCTGCACCGTCAAGCTCCTCGCGATCTGCGAGCGGGCGGCGGACGGGCAGTCGGTGACGGCCCGCGTGCACCCCGCGATGATCCCGCTCAGCCACCCGCTGGCGTCCGTCCGCGAGGCGTACAACGCCGTCTTCGTCGAGGCAGAGGCCGCCGGTCAGCTGATGTTCTACGGCCCCGGCGCCGGCGGCTCGCCCACCGCGTCCGCCGTGCTCGGCGACCTCGTCGCCGTGTGCCGCAACAAGCTCGCCGAGGCAACGGGGCCCGGCGAGTCGGCGTACACCCAGCTGCCCGTGAGCCCCATGGGCGACGTGGTGACGCGCTACCACATCAGCCTCGACGTGGCCGACAAGCCGGGCGTTCTCGCCCAGGTCGCGACGGTCTTCGCCGAGCACGGCGTATCCATCGATACGGTGCGCCAGCAGGGCAAGGACGGCGAGGCCTCTCTCGTCGTCGTCACCCACCGCGCGCCCGACGCCGCCCTTTCGGGGACCGTCGAGGCGCTGCGCAAGCTCGACACCGTGCGCGGTGTCGCCAGCATCATGCGTGTTGAAGGGGAGTAA
- the lysA gene encoding diaminopimelate decarboxylase: MSRSAHPAGPRHADVLPEGHYTAPPTDLNALDPKVWADTVTRNADGVVTVGGIEVTRLAEEFGTPAYFLDEADFRARCRAWAAAFGKDADVFYAGKAFLSRAVVRWLKEEGLNLDVCSGGELATALAAGMPAERIAFHGNNKSVEEIERAVSAGVGRIVLDSFQEIVRVAHIAQSMGKRQRVQIRVTVGVEAHTHEFIATAHEDQKFGIALAGGQAAEAVRRALKLDGLELIGIHSHIGSQIFDMAGFEVSARRVVQLLAEVRDEHGVELPEIDLGGGLGIAYTSEDDPREPHEIAKSLTEIVTRECEAAGLRSPRISVEPGRAIVGPTAFTLYEVGTVKPLEGLRTYVSVDGGMSDNIRTALYDAEYSVALVSRTSEAAPMLSRVVGKHCESGDIVVKDAFLPADLAPGDLIAVPATGAYCRSMASNYNHALRPPVVAVADGEARVIVRRETEEDLLRLDVG, from the coding sequence ATGAGCCGATCCGCACACCCCGCCGGTCCCCGTCATGCCGATGTCCTCCCCGAGGGGCACTACACGGCACCGCCCACCGACCTGAACGCCCTCGACCCGAAGGTGTGGGCCGACACCGTCACCCGTAACGCCGACGGTGTCGTGACCGTCGGCGGGATCGAAGTGACCAGGCTGGCGGAGGAGTTCGGGACCCCGGCCTACTTCCTCGACGAGGCCGACTTCCGTGCCCGCTGCCGTGCCTGGGCCGCTGCCTTCGGCAAGGACGCGGACGTGTTCTACGCGGGCAAGGCGTTTTTGTCCCGGGCGGTCGTCAGGTGGCTGAAGGAGGAGGGGCTCAACCTCGACGTGTGCTCGGGCGGTGAGCTGGCGACGGCGCTGGCCGCCGGGATGCCCGCGGAGCGCATCGCCTTCCACGGCAACAACAAGTCGGTGGAGGAGATCGAGCGGGCGGTGAGCGCCGGCGTCGGGCGGATCGTGCTCGACTCGTTCCAGGAGATCGTCCGGGTCGCGCACATCGCCCAGAGCATGGGCAAGCGGCAGCGGGTGCAGATCCGGGTGACCGTCGGTGTCGAGGCCCACACGCACGAGTTCATCGCCACCGCCCACGAGGACCAGAAGTTCGGCATCGCGCTGGCCGGCGGTCAGGCCGCGGAGGCGGTGCGGAGGGCGCTGAAGCTGGACGGACTCGAGCTGATCGGCATCCACTCCCACATCGGTTCGCAGATCTTCGACATGGCCGGCTTCGAGGTGTCCGCCCGCCGGGTCGTGCAGCTCCTTGCCGAAGTGCGGGACGAGCACGGCGTCGAGCTGCCCGAGATCGACCTCGGCGGTGGCCTCGGTATCGCGTACACCTCCGAGGACGATCCGCGTGAGCCGCACGAGATCGCGAAGTCCCTGACCGAGATCGTCACCCGTGAGTGTGAGGCCGCCGGGCTGCGGTCGCCCCGTATCTCCGTCGAGCCGGGCCGGGCGATCGTCGGGCCCACCGCCTTCACCCTGTACGAGGTCGGCACCGTCAAGCCGCTCGAGGGACTGCGTACGTACGTCAGCGTCGACGGCGGCATGTCGGACAACATCCGCACCGCGCTCTACGACGCCGAGTACAGCGTCGCCCTGGTGTCGCGGACCTCCGAAGCCGCCCCCATGCTCAGCCGGGTCGTCGGCAAGCACTGTGAGAGTGGCGACATCGTGGTCAAGGACGCGTTCCTGCCGGCCGACCTCGCCCCGGGCGATCTGATCGCCGTGCCGGCCACCGGCGCGTACTGCCGTTCCATGGCCAGCAACTACAACCACGCACTTCGCCCGCCTGTTGTCGCCGTCGCGGACGGCGAGGCGCGGGTGATCGTCCGGCGTGAGACGGAGGAAGATCTCCTGCGTCTCGATGTCGGCTAG
- a CDS encoding response regulator gives MGKTRTQPRPRTYSRVVSGVSGRVLVVDDNRVIRQLIRVNLELEGFEVVTAADGAECLDVVHQVQPDVITLDVVMPRLDGLRTAALLRDDPRTRHIPLAIISACTQYEVDCGVAAGVDAFLAKPFEPAELVRVVRQLMHREPGDSRGPRDSRESGEGGPPSVDGRHEAGRAESARG, from the coding sequence GTGGGCAAAACCCGGACGCAGCCCCGTCCGCGGACCTACTCTCGAGTTGTGTCCGGCGTGTCCGGCCGAGTGCTCGTTGTCGATGACAACCGGGTGATTCGGCAGCTGATCAGGGTCAACCTCGAGCTGGAGGGCTTCGAGGTCGTGACCGCGGCCGATGGTGCCGAGTGTCTGGATGTGGTGCATCAGGTGCAGCCGGACGTCATCACGCTGGACGTGGTCATGCCCAGGCTCGACGGCCTGCGGACCGCCGCCCTGCTGCGTGACGATCCGCGCACCCGGCACATCCCCCTCGCGATCATCAGCGCCTGTACGCAGTACGAGGTCGACTGCGGTGTCGCCGCCGGGGTCGACGCTTTCCTCGCCAAGCCCTTCGAGCCCGCCGAGCTCGTGCGGGTCGTGCGGCAGTTGATGCACCGGGAGCCCGGAGACTCCAGGGGACCTCGCGATTCCCGCGAGTCCGGGGAGGGGGGCCCGCCGTCCGTCGACGGCAGGCACGAAGCCGGGCGGGCGGAGAGCGCCAGAGGTTGA
- a CDS encoding GYD domain-containing protein produces MPTFVALLNWTDQGVRGYKDTPQRAEAFTAAAQKLGVKVLNLFWTVGPYDIVAVVEAPDDETATAVLLQVGALGNVRSTTLRAFGREEMDRIIAKATG; encoded by the coding sequence ATGCCGACGTTTGTTGCGCTGCTGAACTGGACCGACCAGGGAGTCCGTGGCTACAAGGACACTCCGCAACGCGCTGAAGCCTTCACGGCAGCGGCGCAGAAGCTCGGGGTGAAGGTCCTGAACCTCTTCTGGACCGTCGGCCCGTACGACATCGTGGCTGTCGTAGAGGCGCCCGACGACGAGACTGCCACCGCAGTGCTCCTGCAGGTCGGCGCGTTGGGTAACGTCCGTAGCACGACCCTGCGAGCCTTCGGCCGGGAGGAGATGGACCGCATCATCGCCAAGGCCACTGGCTGA
- a CDS encoding tyrosine-type recombinase/integrase produces the protein MKSLDVKVWGVRKRDTKTPSYGVRWSVAGNVFSESFRTKALADHYRTKLMRAMRDGEEFDTESGLPASMEEKKSAVSWYAFALRYLAMKWPHAAPNTRDGINESLTSVTMQLLDERAGRPSDEAIRKALRNWAFVLPGPDDREVPDDVQNVLHWVSKASRPLADLAEPAMARAVLDSLKLKLDGTAAAAETVRRKRRTLVNAANYAVDLGELRENPITAVRWQKPKVSNQVDPRVVANPEQARNLLAAVSYVGGYRRARGRRLVGLFAAMYFGGLRPAEAVGLVETDLNLPGQGWGSALLHRTRPSVGKQWTDSGETHDDRGLKNRPTEDVRRVPIPPHLVAVLREHLATFGTADDGRLFFSEKGSVVPSSTYYRVWQEARLLALPPAVAASPLARRPYDLRHSALSTWLNAGVDPTEVAERAGNSVEVLLSRYAKCLDGRQDVANRRIEDLLREYE, from the coding sequence GTGAAGTCTCTCGACGTGAAGGTCTGGGGCGTCCGAAAGCGGGACACCAAAACGCCTTCGTACGGGGTCCGCTGGTCTGTTGCGGGCAACGTCTTCTCAGAGTCCTTCCGGACCAAGGCGCTTGCCGACCACTACCGCACGAAGCTCATGCGCGCGATGCGCGACGGCGAGGAGTTCGACACGGAATCGGGTCTTCCGGCCTCGATGGAAGAGAAGAAGTCGGCCGTGTCGTGGTACGCCTTCGCTCTCAGGTACCTCGCCATGAAGTGGCCCCATGCCGCCCCCAATACGCGGGACGGCATCAACGAATCCCTAACCAGCGTGACGATGCAGCTTCTGGACGAGCGTGCCGGCCGGCCGTCTGACGAAGCAATCCGCAAAGCGCTGCGCAACTGGGCCTTCGTCCTACCGGGGCCTGATGATCGGGAAGTGCCGGACGACGTGCAGAACGTTCTTCACTGGGTTTCCAAGGCGTCCCGACCGCTCGCCGATCTCGCTGAGCCCGCCATGGCTCGCGCGGTCCTCGACTCGCTGAAGCTCAAGCTCGACGGCACGGCAGCAGCAGCGGAGACCGTGAGGCGCAAACGCCGGACGCTCGTCAACGCGGCGAATTACGCCGTCGACCTGGGGGAGCTGCGGGAGAACCCGATCACGGCTGTCCGCTGGCAGAAGCCGAAGGTGTCCAACCAGGTTGACCCTCGGGTTGTCGCCAATCCGGAGCAGGCACGGAACCTCCTGGCAGCGGTTTCCTACGTGGGCGGATACCGGCGCGCCCGTGGTCGTCGTCTCGTGGGTCTGTTCGCTGCCATGTACTTCGGCGGTCTCCGGCCGGCGGAAGCGGTCGGCCTCGTCGAGACGGACCTGAACCTTCCCGGGCAGGGCTGGGGCTCGGCGCTGCTCCACCGGACCCGTCCGTCCGTCGGCAAGCAGTGGACCGACTCGGGGGAGACCCATGACGACCGCGGGCTGAAGAACCGGCCGACCGAGGACGTCAGGCGAGTGCCCATCCCGCCCCACCTCGTTGCCGTGCTCCGTGAGCACCTGGCCACCTTCGGCACGGCGGACGACGGGCGGCTCTTCTTCAGCGAGAAGGGCTCGGTCGTCCCGTCCTCGACCTACTACCGCGTGTGGCAGGAGGCCCGGCTCCTCGCGCTTCCGCCGGCCGTCGCGGCCTCGCCGCTCGCGCGGCGCCCCTACGACCTTCGGCACTCGGCGCTCTCGACGTGGCTCAACGCGGGTGTTGACCCCACCGAGGTTGCCGAGCGCGCTGGCAACAGCGTTGAGGTCCTGCTGAGCCGCTACGCGAAGTGCCTCGACGGACGGCAAGACGTCGCCAACCGGCGTATTGAGGATCTGTTGCGCGAGTACGAGTGA
- a CDS encoding helix-turn-helix domain-containing protein translates to MDHRHDELMTVRQVLDELGGVSRRTFYRWRELGLGPEAFKLPNGELRIWRSDFATWLRQLEAAA, encoded by the coding sequence ATGGACCACCGTCACGACGAGCTGATGACTGTCCGCCAGGTGCTCGACGAACTGGGCGGTGTCTCTCGACGGACCTTCTACCGCTGGCGGGAGCTGGGGCTGGGGCCTGAGGCGTTCAAGCTCCCCAATGGAGAGCTCCGAATCTGGCGGAGTGACTTCGCCACCTGGCTGCGGCAGCTGGAGGCGGCGGCGTGA
- a CDS encoding replication initiator, protein MAELSTLASLGTLPELARQLSGLGGCTHPVRLDGHRTEYDIDTATGEIGTVLHHLDSATLPAGHLLVRCNNRRATRCAACAEVYRRDTYPLITAGLRGGKGTPDQVATHPRVFATFTAPGFGPVHNRRTDGRPCRCGTHHDQDDSVLGTPLGPDRYDYEAAVLWNAHAGALWRRFSIYLRREVAKRAGLTQRTFRDHARISFAKVAEYQKRGAVHFHAVIRLDGPEGGDTPPPAWATAELLTDAIRAAATAARIDGPEIDGRAYTFAFGRQLDVRTIRSADFDGGQELTERAVAAYIAKYATKGAETATGALDRPLKFAAELAQLDISDHARRLIRTAWALGARKDLEHLRLRAWAHMLGFRGHFSTKSRRYSTTLGALRTARADWRRAQTAPPVPQDSDSTLILAHWVFAGTGLSAAESWLAASLEPAIGTEGEPTWTTVTTS, encoded by the coding sequence CTGGCGGAACTCTCTACGCTGGCCTCCCTCGGCACCCTGCCAGAGCTGGCCCGCCAACTCTCCGGCCTGGGCGGCTGCACCCACCCCGTCCGCCTCGACGGCCACCGCACCGAATACGACATCGACACGGCGACCGGCGAGATCGGCACCGTCCTGCACCACCTCGACTCGGCCACCCTGCCCGCCGGTCACCTCTTGGTCCGCTGCAACAACCGCCGGGCCACCCGGTGCGCGGCTTGCGCCGAGGTCTACCGCCGCGACACCTACCCGCTGATCACCGCCGGACTCCGCGGCGGCAAGGGCACCCCCGACCAGGTCGCCACCCACCCCCGTGTCTTCGCCACCTTCACCGCCCCCGGCTTCGGCCCGGTCCACAACCGCCGCACCGACGGCCGCCCCTGCCGCTGCGGCACCCACCACGACCAGGACGACAGCGTCCTCGGCACCCCGCTCGGCCCGGACCGTTACGACTACGAGGCGGCCGTGCTCTGGAACGCGCACGCCGGAGCCCTGTGGCGACGCTTCTCGATCTACCTCCGCCGGGAGGTTGCCAAGCGCGCCGGCCTCACCCAACGCACCTTCCGCGACCACGCCCGGATCTCCTTCGCCAAGGTGGCCGAGTACCAGAAGCGCGGAGCCGTCCACTTCCACGCGGTCATCCGTCTCGACGGCCCGGAAGGCGGCGACACCCCACCACCGGCCTGGGCGACGGCCGAACTCCTCACGGACGCCATCCGCGCCGCCGCGACCGCCGCACGCATCGACGGCCCGGAGATCGACGGCCGCGCCTACACCTTCGCCTTCGGCCGCCAACTCGACGTTCGTACGATCCGCTCGGCAGACTTCGACGGCGGCCAGGAGCTGACCGAGCGGGCAGTAGCGGCGTACATCGCCAAGTACGCCACCAAGGGTGCCGAAACGGCCACGGGAGCTCTGGACCGGCCGCTGAAGTTCGCCGCCGAGCTGGCCCAGCTCGACATCAGTGACCACGCCCGCCGCCTGATCCGCACTGCCTGGGCCCTCGGCGCTCGCAAGGACCTCGAACATCTCCGCCTGCGCGCCTGGGCCCACATGCTCGGCTTCCGCGGCCACTTCTCCACCAAGTCCCGCCGCTACTCCACCACTCTCGGTGCTCTCCGCACCGCTCGCGCCGACTGGCGACGGGCCCAGACGGCTCCGCCCGTCCCGCAGGACAGCGACAGCACGCTCATCCTCGCCCACTGGGTGTTCGCTGGCACGGGCCTCAGCGCTGCGGAGAGCTGGCTTGCCGCGTCTCTCGAACCTGCCATCGGAACGGAAGGAGAACCGACATGGACCACCGTCACGACGAGCTGA
- a CDS encoding SpdD protein produces MFRPQLPESPHSPTTLTAQHQGQAPVPSAGRPLTPYVGAVAAVVVVGIVLTALLAAVAVTAVSVAIAAVVLRSLVTGANRR; encoded by the coding sequence CTGTTCCGCCCCCAGCTCCCCGAATCCCCGCACTCACCCACGACCCTCACCGCGCAGCACCAGGGGCAGGCGCCGGTGCCGTCCGCCGGCCGCCCGCTCACCCCCTATGTGGGTGCGGTCGCCGCGGTGGTCGTCGTCGGCATCGTCCTCACCGCGCTCCTGGCCGCAGTCGCCGTCACGGCCGTGTCCGTGGCCATCGCAGCCGTGGTCCTGCGCTCCCTCGTCACCGGCGCCAACAGGCGCTGA
- a CDS encoding mobile element transfer protein produces the protein MPANPRFRRVVRIGPVQVGTYHDGRGREKHAAVCTAPRCGFSADYDSRTAAELAARTHRCRVR, from the coding sequence ATGCCCGCCAACCCGCGTTTCCGCCGGGTCGTCCGTATCGGCCCCGTCCAGGTCGGCACGTACCACGACGGCCGGGGCCGTGAGAAGCACGCCGCCGTCTGCACGGCTCCGCGCTGCGGCTTCTCCGCCGACTACGACAGCCGCACCGCCGCCGAGCTGGCCGCCCGCACCCACCGCTGCCGCGTCCGCTGA
- a CDS encoding DUF2637 domain-containing protein, whose amino-acid sequence MRSLPVRLDAVLVQALIAAALSFAHLHDLAAAAGQDGWKAWAYPVSVDLLLVAAWRRLRSGGSKAAGWCWFLVALTASLGANVATAGLLDMDAVPAWLRIVVAGWPAVAFLGGTLLAHGSTEEPETAPAPASASTPVRPAVEAVPEPAPSPTTPVPPALVTHARKVADDHRARTGTPIDTPTLRARLGVPLPLAEAIATQLT is encoded by the coding sequence GTGCGTTCCCTGCCCGTCCGCCTCGACGCCGTACTCGTCCAAGCCCTGATCGCTGCCGCGCTGTCCTTCGCCCACCTGCACGACCTGGCCGCAGCCGCCGGACAGGACGGCTGGAAGGCGTGGGCCTACCCGGTCTCCGTCGACCTGCTGTTGGTGGCGGCCTGGCGGCGACTGCGCTCCGGTGGGTCGAAGGCGGCCGGGTGGTGCTGGTTCCTCGTCGCGCTGACCGCGTCGCTCGGCGCCAACGTCGCCACGGCCGGCCTTCTCGACATGGACGCCGTACCCGCCTGGCTGCGCATCGTCGTAGCCGGATGGCCCGCGGTGGCCTTCCTCGGCGGCACGCTCCTTGCCCACGGCTCGACGGAAGAGCCCGAAACGGCCCCTGCGCCTGCCTCGGCCTCGACACCTGTGCGGCCCGCTGTCGAAGCGGTGCCCGAACCGGCTCCGTCGCCCACCACCCCCGTCCCGCCGGCCCTCGTCACCCATGCCCGCAAGGTCGCCGACGACCACCGGGCCCGGACCGGAACCCCCATCGACACCCCGACTCTTCGCGCCCGGCTCGGCGTCCCCCTACCACTCGCCGAAGCCATCGCCACCCAACTCACCTGA